Proteins encoded within one genomic window of Phototrophicus methaneseepsis:
- a CDS encoding helix-hairpin-helix domain-containing protein: MAQEGKALAATTALITGLILGTNYMVSDNKDNNWLIWAILFLGLALIVWVWMYRTTKAITRAADTERAEEAAKSIKEAEEQIARLTAKAQANLAQKTPAPAPEPIEKVEPVSEAPGTSIQEPAPQVPEMPDDAGVEPEGMIEPPSSVAPEAEPEVEAAPEVEAAPEVEAAPEVEAAPEAEAAPEAEAEPEAEPEPETEPEPAPIATSSEPDDLSRVEGIGPKYSAALIEAGISTFAQIAAMTEDQLVEIIRTAGMRKPSSVGTWAEQAKLAAEGKWEELDALQEELSGGRR; encoded by the coding sequence ATGGCGCAAGAGGGCAAAGCGCTGGCCGCTACGACGGCATTGATCACCGGTCTCATACTAGGGACAAACTACATGGTAAGCGACAATAAGGATAATAACTGGTTGATTTGGGCAATACTGTTTTTAGGGTTGGCCCTCATCGTGTGGGTCTGGATGTATCGCACGACAAAAGCCATTACACGAGCTGCCGATACGGAGCGTGCTGAAGAAGCCGCTAAATCTATAAAAGAAGCCGAGGAGCAAATCGCACGTCTAACGGCTAAGGCACAAGCCAACCTGGCCCAAAAGACGCCCGCACCTGCCCCGGAGCCTATTGAAAAAGTCGAACCCGTATCGGAAGCCCCAGGAACCTCGATTCAGGAGCCAGCACCACAGGTCCCTGAAATGCCAGATGATGCAGGCGTCGAGCCGGAAGGTATGATTGAGCCACCATCATCCGTCGCGCCAGAAGCTGAGCCAGAAGTCGAAGCTGCACCCGAAGTCGAAGCTGCACCCGAAGTCGAAGCTGCACCCGAAGTCGAAGCTGCACCCGAAGCCGAAGCTGCACCCGAAGCCGAAGCTGAGCCAGAGGCCGAACCAGAGCCAGAAACCGAACCAGAGCCAGCACCCATCGCCACAAGCTCAGAGCCAGACGATTTATCACGCGTGGAAGGCATTGGCCCCAAGTACAGCGCTGCTTTGATCGAAGCAGGAATCTCAACATTTGCACAGATCGCAGCGATGACGGAAGATCAACTTGTGGAGATCATCCGCACTGCAGGTATGCGCAAACCCTCCAGCGTGGGCACGTGGGCAGAACAGGCCAAACTCGCGGCTGAAGGTAAATGGGAAGAATTGGACGCGCTGCAAGAAGAACTGAGCGGCGGACGTCGCTAA
- a CDS encoding DUF2087 domain-containing protein — protein sequence MNDETPNDKPIDDQTTPSTWVPREEWDKRLSGDDCSMCQSIRSDAWEDQYSYKIADMQRGKLYLQRNQYVKGYCLLIANRHYTEVHQMRPQEYSRFLEDMVKAGEALERVFQTDKMNYQILGNIDPHVHVHIIPRYYGDEGGNAPMNPAAKIHLLTEEAYRERVGDIREALGLIREPITDPIIAKLTDAQGRVNRWPSTKDTDEQMAVRRYLASKFEPGRTYTEREVNDILNQWHTFEDWALLRRELFMYQLIARYKDGTSYWLPESEPTR from the coding sequence ATGAATGATGAAACGCCTAACGACAAACCTATAGACGATCAGACTACCCCCTCGACCTGGGTACCCCGCGAAGAATGGGATAAACGGCTTAGCGGTGACGATTGTTCTATGTGCCAGAGCATCCGCAGCGATGCGTGGGAAGATCAATACAGTTATAAAATCGCTGATATGCAGCGTGGTAAGCTCTATCTACAACGCAACCAGTACGTCAAAGGTTACTGCTTGCTGATCGCGAATCGCCATTACACCGAAGTGCACCAGATGCGTCCGCAGGAGTACAGCCGCTTTCTGGAAGATATGGTGAAAGCAGGCGAAGCGCTGGAGCGTGTCTTCCAAACAGATAAGATGAACTACCAGATATTGGGCAACATCGACCCGCATGTGCATGTACACATCATCCCGCGCTATTACGGTGATGAGGGTGGTAACGCCCCCATGAATCCGGCGGCCAAAATCCACTTGCTGACGGAAGAAGCCTATCGGGAACGTGTGGGTGATATTCGTGAAGCGCTGGGTTTGATCCGGGAGCCGATCACCGACCCTATCATAGCGAAGCTAACAGACGCTCAGGGCCGTGTGAATCGCTGGCCGAGCACCAAAGATACAGACGAGCAAATGGCCGTGCGGCGCTATCTGGCGAGCAAATTTGAGCCAGGGCGTACCTATACAGAGCGTGAGGTCAATGACATTCTCAATCAGTGGCATACCTTCGAAGATTGGGCGCTACTGCGGCGAGAGTTGTTTATGTACCAACTGATAGCACGTTACAAAGATGGCACGTCCTACTGGCTGCCGGAGAGCGAACCAACACGCTAG
- a CDS encoding ATP-dependent Clp protease ATP-binding subunit, producing MSSKMERFTQRARRVLSLAQEEAERLQHGQIGTEHLLLGLMREDGGVAGRVLRDLGLESRKVEDLVTRVTDSTDRPATDALELSAETKKVLELAVDEARRMGHHYIGTEHLLLGLVRQQEGTAIDVLRRLGISPEEVRRQTRRVLQESPLQSSAQQTSQERGASRRGNSEKTPLVDQLATDLTALASEGKLDPVVGRETEIERVIQVLSRRRKNNPALIGEPGVGKTAIVEGLAQRIIEGDTPKVLLNKRVLQLDVGSLVAGTMYRGQFEERLKRVIEELKSSDTILFIDEVHMLVGAGSAGSSVDAANILKPALARGELQCIGATTLDEFRKHIESDAALERRFQKVMVDEPTIEETIEILQGIKRPYQEHHNVEITDEAIESAAHLSARYIPDRFLPDKAIDLIDEAAARLRMFKSPEAAQVRRITEEIEHTEGEIERAVDDGLAKDILDDLNARLENLKESLEDYQSNWNEDTGQPRLVSDDIAEVVGMWTGIPVTRLDQSDAERLMGMENALHSRIVGQHDAIVAISKAVRRARAGLKDPRRPIGSFMFLGPTGVGKTELTKTLAEFLFGSEDALIQLDMSEFMERHSVARLVGAPPGYVGYEDAGQLTEAVRRRPYSIVVFDEIEKAHPEAFNMLLQVMEEGILTDARGRTVDFRNTIIVMTSNVGADMIKRQSRLGFQYRGDEDQKAEEDYSDMSKNVMDQVRRMFRPEFLNRVDATIIFRSLSPQEIESIVDLELNKVRERLIEHAITLHVTEEGRAWLAREGYDSEYGARPLRRLIQNEIEDRMSDGILAGDFTIGSTVRVTTDENDDLVLETTEELEPATS from the coding sequence GTGTCGAGTAAAATGGAGCGCTTCACCCAGCGGGCGCGGCGTGTGTTGAGCCTGGCACAAGAAGAAGCCGAACGGCTGCAACACGGTCAGATAGGCACCGAACATCTTCTCCTTGGTTTGATGCGGGAAGATGGGGGTGTTGCTGGGCGCGTCTTGCGCGACCTGGGTTTAGAATCGCGTAAAGTAGAAGATCTCGTTACTCGTGTGACGGATTCCACGGATCGCCCAGCCACAGATGCGCTTGAACTATCCGCTGAGACTAAGAAAGTACTGGAACTGGCCGTCGATGAGGCGCGCCGCATGGGCCATCACTACATTGGTACGGAGCACTTACTGTTGGGCCTCGTGCGCCAGCAGGAAGGTACGGCCATTGATGTGCTTCGCCGCCTGGGGATTAGCCCGGAAGAAGTACGGCGTCAGACGCGCCGCGTCTTGCAAGAAAGCCCGCTGCAATCAAGTGCGCAGCAGACTTCGCAGGAACGTGGAGCCTCTCGTCGTGGTAATTCAGAGAAGACCCCGCTTGTTGATCAACTGGCAACAGACCTGACTGCGCTGGCTTCCGAAGGGAAGTTGGACCCGGTCGTTGGTCGTGAGACGGAAATTGAGCGCGTGATTCAGGTGCTTAGCCGTCGTCGTAAGAACAACCCGGCCCTCATCGGTGAGCCTGGTGTGGGTAAGACAGCGATTGTAGAAGGCCTTGCACAGCGCATCATCGAAGGCGATACGCCCAAGGTGCTGTTGAATAAGCGCGTTTTGCAGCTTGATGTCGGTTCCCTCGTCGCAGGGACGATGTATCGGGGCCAGTTCGAAGAACGCCTCAAGCGCGTGATTGAAGAACTCAAGTCATCAGATACCATTCTGTTCATTGATGAAGTGCATATGCTCGTTGGTGCAGGCTCTGCTGGCAGCAGCGTTGATGCCGCCAATATCCTCAAGCCAGCGCTGGCACGTGGTGAACTGCAATGCATCGGTGCCACCACTCTGGATGAGTTCCGCAAGCACATCGAAAGCGATGCTGCTCTGGAACGCCGCTTCCAGAAGGTGATGGTTGATGAACCGACAATTGAAGAGACAATCGAGATTCTTCAGGGGATTAAACGCCCGTATCAAGAGCATCACAACGTTGAAATCACAGATGAAGCGATTGAATCAGCGGCCCACCTTTCGGCTCGCTACATCCCGGATCGCTTCCTGCCGGATAAGGCCATCGACCTCATTGACGAAGCGGCTGCGCGCCTGCGCATGTTCAAATCGCCAGAGGCGGCCCAGGTACGGCGCATCACGGAAGAGATCGAACACACCGAAGGTGAGATCGAACGTGCGGTTGATGATGGCCTCGCTAAGGACATCCTTGACGACTTGAATGCACGTCTTGAAAACCTGAAAGAATCGCTGGAAGATTACCAATCCAATTGGAACGAAGACACTGGGCAGCCTCGCCTTGTCTCCGATGATATTGCAGAAGTCGTCGGCATGTGGACGGGTATCCCGGTCACACGGTTGGATCAGAGCGATGCTGAACGCCTGATGGGCATGGAAAACGCGCTGCACTCGCGTATCGTTGGGCAGCACGACGCCATTGTCGCCATCAGTAAAGCCGTTCGTCGTGCACGCGCTGGCCTGAAAGACCCGCGTCGCCCGATTGGTTCATTCATGTTCCTTGGCCCGACAGGCGTCGGTAAAACAGAACTGACCAAGACGCTGGCTGAGTTCCTCTTTGGTAGCGAAGATGCCCTGATTCAGCTCGATATGAGCGAATTCATGGAGCGTCACAGCGTGGCCCGTCTTGTTGGTGCGCCTCCAGGGTATGTGGGTTATGAAGATGCCGGCCAGCTTACGGAAGCGGTTCGCCGCCGTCCTTACAGCATCGTCGTCTTCGATGAAATTGAAAAAGCCCATCCAGAAGCGTTCAACATGCTGCTCCAGGTGATGGAAGAGGGTATCCTCACAGATGCGCGTGGTCGCACTGTGGACTTCCGCAACACCATCATCGTGATGACGAGCAATGTGGGCGCCGATATGATCAAGCGTCAGTCACGTCTGGGCTTCCAGTATCGTGGTGATGAAGATCAGAAGGCTGAGGAAGACTACAGCGATATGAGCAAAAACGTTATGGATCAGGTGCGCCGTATGTTCCGGCCAGAATTCCTGAACCGCGTTGATGCAACGATCATCTTCCGCTCACTGTCGCCGCAAGAAATCGAGAGCATCGTTGACCTGGAACTGAACAAGGTCCGCGAACGCTTGATTGAACATGCCATTACCCTGCACGTCACTGAAGAAGGTCGTGCTTGGCTGGCGCGTGAAGGTTATGACTCAGAATATGGTGCTCGTCCGCTGCGCCGCCTCATCCAGAATGAGATTGAGGATCGCATGTCGGATGGTATCCTGGCGGGTGACTTCACCATCGGTTCCACCGTCCGCGTGACAACCGATGAGAATGATGATCTCGTGTTGGAGACAACTGAAGAACTGGAACCAGCAACCAGCTAG
- a CDS encoding 30S ribosomal protein S1 has translation MDQSELGKTEEGTNVSQSAELPENEEQGTVRAEAGNGANENVATEIDAQPMDAEDSAQSGDAQDSEEAVTEVVAEDESQDATEADASDDDAGSDDVDDSESEDVPAQDISSTDEDDDDAPATDDQTASNGLRRGDIVQGTVSSTTPMAVHITLENGVVGRVPARELELMSRKVLESLQEGAEVTVFVVNPLNHKGDTILSINQAQEEIDWREAEEYLESKRVYDGRIGGYNKGGLIVRFGQLRGFVPQSQIGDTRMRMMNGDTPEERYGSMINENISVKVMEVDRSRNRLILSERAAMREVRQRRKESLITELEVGEDREGVVVSLENFGAFVDIGGAEGLVHLTEISWEHLTHPRQALSVGQDVNVKVISIDADNNRIGLSIKSLLPDPWDEIAATYPAGALVRGSITKLAKFGAFAKILGSPSVEGLIHISEMADHRVEHPRDVVKRGDELTLRVVKVDVKDRRLGLSIKRVNSEEYLDQDLERAYKEAPEHTETPEEKPGDEEKPGVIEQAKDAVEDAAEAVKDTVEDVVETVTEAAEDAVDAVQDAIENVTDTADEAENEDDTE, from the coding sequence ATGGATCAGTCAGAACTGGGCAAGACCGAAGAAGGCACAAACGTGTCTCAGTCTGCCGAGTTGCCGGAAAATGAGGAGCAGGGGACTGTGCGCGCTGAAGCTGGCAACGGAGCAAATGAAAACGTGGCAACTGAAATCGACGCACAACCAATGGATGCTGAAGACTCAGCACAAAGCGGCGATGCGCAAGACAGCGAAGAGGCTGTTACCGAGGTTGTTGCCGAAGATGAATCCCAAGACGCAACAGAAGCAGATGCATCAGACGATGATGCAGGATCAGACGATGTGGATGATTCAGAATCTGAAGACGTGCCTGCGCAAGATATCAGCAGCACCGATGAAGATGATGATGACGCACCCGCAACAGATGACCAGACAGCTTCTAATGGGTTGCGCCGTGGCGATATCGTTCAGGGCACCGTGAGCAGTACAACACCGATGGCCGTTCACATCACATTAGAGAACGGTGTTGTCGGGCGTGTACCGGCTCGGGAATTAGAACTCATGTCGCGCAAAGTGCTGGAATCGCTGCAAGAAGGTGCAGAGGTTACAGTCTTCGTCGTGAACCCGCTCAATCATAAAGGCGACACCATTCTTAGTATTAACCAGGCGCAGGAAGAAATCGACTGGCGCGAGGCCGAAGAATATTTGGAGAGCAAGCGCGTCTATGATGGCCGCATCGGTGGCTATAACAAAGGCGGCTTGATCGTACGGTTCGGTCAGTTGCGTGGTTTTGTACCACAAAGCCAGATCGGTGATACGCGTATGCGTATGATGAACGGCGATACGCCTGAAGAGCGTTATGGCAGCATGATCAACGAAAACATCAGCGTGAAGGTGATGGAAGTCGATCGCAGCCGTAATCGTCTCATTTTGTCTGAGCGCGCCGCCATGCGCGAAGTACGCCAGCGCCGTAAAGAATCGCTCATCACAGAACTGGAAGTGGGCGAAGATCGTGAAGGCGTTGTCGTCAGCCTGGAGAACTTCGGTGCATTCGTCGATATCGGCGGCGCTGAAGGGCTGGTGCACCTGACTGAAATCAGTTGGGAACATCTAACGCATCCACGTCAGGCATTGAGTGTCGGCCAGGACGTTAACGTCAAGGTCATCAGCATTGATGCCGATAATAACCGCATTGGCCTGAGTATCAAATCACTCCTGCCGGATCCCTGGGATGAAATTGCAGCGACGTACCCTGCTGGGGCGTTGGTGCGCGGCAGCATCACCAAACTGGCGAAGTTCGGTGCATTTGCCAAAATTTTGGGGTCGCCTTCCGTCGAAGGCCTGATCCACATCTCAGAGATGGCCGATCATCGTGTGGAGCACCCACGGGATGTGGTCAAGCGTGGTGATGAACTCACCCTGCGTGTGGTGAAGGTAGATGTCAAAGATCGCCGCCTGGGCTTGAGTATTAAACGAGTCAACTCGGAAGAATACCTTGATCAGGACCTTGAGCGTGCTTACAAAGAAGCACCTGAACACACGGAAACGCCGGAAGAAAAACCCGGTGATGAAGAGAAACCAGGTGTCATCGAGCAGGCGAAGGATGCGGTTGAAGATGCTGCCGAAGCGGTGAAGGACACCGTAGAGGATGTGGTTGAAACCGTAACAGAGGCTGCTGAAGATGCAGTAGACGCTGTGCAGGACGCCATAGAGAATGTCACCGATACAGCTGATGAAGCTGAAAATGAGGATGACACTGAATAG
- a CDS encoding ATP-dependent Clp protease ATP-binding subunit: MLRFDRFTERAQDAAARAYEILQRYGHNQVDTEHILLALLEQQDGVIPQVLEKLGVDVSMVRSRIDEVLRQSPRTAAIYGQGGANQVFITPRVKRVIDVANEEAARLRDEYISTEHMFLAILGERNTPTARILADYNITRDRVTDSIKDIRGGQRVTDPQSEARYQTLEKYSRDLTRMAHEGKLDPVIGREEEILRVMQVLSRRTKNNPVLIGEAGVGKTAIVEGLAQKIISADVPEPLMGKRVLSLDLTGMLAGSRFRGEFEERLKATIEEVQRSNGEVIMFIDELHTVVGAGAATGSLDAGNIMKPALARGELQVVGATTLDEYRQHIEKDSALERRFAPVYVEEPSVDTTIEMLYGLRDRYEAHHKVTISDEAIEQAARLSARYLPERRLPDKAIDLLDEAAAKLRVALFSLPARLKEMKEAVDRLMMEEEAAGLARDYERAADCKMQRLQLEDEFERERYIWQQENTLDEVVDADDIGKVLQQWTGIPVQQMLETESEKLLKMEEVLHERVIGQEAAINAMANAIRRARSGLKDPKRPIGSFIFLGSSGVGKTELAKALAEFMFDDEDALIRIDMSEYREQHTSSRLFGAPPGYIGYEEGGQLTEAVRRRPYRVILFDEIEKAHPDVWNALLQILEDGRMTDGQGRTVDFRNTVLIMTSNLGTEFAKRGGALGFVPSAEVEAIADHQKIEKAMRDTFRPEFLNRIDEIIIFSQLTMRDVEQMVDLQMRGIVERLGDAGLSIHMTEPARNWLARKGYDPQYGARPLRRALQRYVENPLSIRLLKGDFQPGDLVVIDEVGNDLVFERHMDQQSNYMEVPPQYVENENEQY, encoded by the coding sequence ATGTTACGATTTGATCGTTTTACGGAGCGTGCCCAGGACGCCGCAGCTCGTGCTTACGAGATACTCCAGCGCTACGGGCACAACCAGGTCGATACAGAGCATATCCTCCTCGCTTTGTTGGAACAACAAGATGGCGTGATCCCGCAAGTGCTGGAAAAACTAGGTGTCGATGTCAGCATGGTGCGCTCTCGCATTGACGAAGTGCTGCGGCAAAGCCCGCGCACAGCGGCCATTTATGGCCAGGGCGGGGCGAACCAGGTGTTCATCACGCCGCGCGTCAAACGCGTCATTGATGTGGCGAATGAAGAAGCCGCACGTTTGCGTGATGAATACATCAGCACCGAGCACATGTTCCTGGCGATACTGGGCGAACGTAATACACCAACTGCCCGTATCCTGGCGGATTACAATATCACCCGCGACCGCGTGACGGATTCCATCAAGGATATCCGCGGCGGGCAGCGCGTGACCGATCCCCAGTCGGAAGCTCGCTATCAGACCTTAGAGAAATACAGCCGCGATCTGACGCGGATGGCCCATGAGGGCAAGCTCGATCCCGTTATCGGACGAGAAGAAGAAATCCTGCGCGTGATGCAGGTACTCAGCCGTCGTACAAAGAATAACCCGGTCCTCATCGGTGAGGCGGGCGTGGGTAAGACCGCGATTGTGGAAGGGCTGGCCCAGAAAATCATCTCCGCTGATGTGCCAGAGCCGCTGATGGGCAAGCGCGTCCTCAGCCTGGACCTGACGGGTATGTTAGCAGGCAGCCGCTTCCGTGGGGAATTTGAGGAGCGCCTCAAGGCGACTATTGAAGAAGTTCAGCGCAGCAATGGCGAAGTCATCATGTTCATTGATGAACTGCACACCGTTGTGGGGGCAGGTGCCGCCACTGGCTCGCTCGATGCGGGTAACATCATGAAGCCAGCGCTGGCACGTGGCGAACTCCAGGTCGTTGGTGCGACCACCCTGGATGAATACCGCCAGCACATCGAAAAAGACAGCGCTCTTGAGCGCCGTTTCGCCCCGGTCTACGTGGAAGAGCCGAGCGTCGATACAACGATCGAAATGCTCTACGGCCTGCGCGATCGCTACGAGGCGCATCACAAGGTGACCATCAGCGATGAGGCTATCGAACAGGCCGCGCGGCTATCTGCACGTTATCTGCCGGAGCGTCGCCTGCCAGATAAAGCCATCGACCTGCTGGACGAAGCCGCCGCGAAGCTGCGCGTTGCGCTCTTTAGCTTGCCGGCCCGTCTTAAAGAGATGAAAGAAGCCGTTGATCGCCTCATGATGGAGGAAGAAGCGGCTGGCCTTGCGCGTGATTACGAGCGCGCTGCCGATTGCAAGATGCAGCGTTTGCAGCTTGAAGATGAATTTGAGCGCGAACGTTATATCTGGCAGCAGGAGAACACCCTCGACGAAGTCGTCGATGCTGATGATATTGGCAAGGTCTTACAGCAGTGGACCGGTATCCCGGTTCAGCAAATGCTGGAAACTGAGAGCGAGAAATTGCTCAAGATGGAAGAGGTCTTGCACGAGCGCGTCATTGGTCAGGAAGCGGCAATCAATGCGATGGCGAATGCGATTCGTCGTGCCCGTAGTGGCCTTAAGGACCCCAAACGTCCGATTGGTTCGTTCATCTTCCTAGGTAGCAGCGGCGTCGGTAAGACGGAATTGGCGAAGGCCCTGGCGGAATTCATGTTCGATGATGAGGATGCCCTCATCCGTATCGACATGAGCGAATACCGCGAACAGCACACCAGCAGCCGCCTGTTTGGTGCGCCCCCAGGTTATATCGGCTATGAAGAAGGCGGCCAGCTTACGGAAGCGGTTCGCCGTCGTCCATATCGCGTCATCCTCTTCGATGAGATCGAGAAGGCACACCCGGACGTGTGGAATGCGCTGCTCCAAATCCTGGAAGATGGCCGCATGACTGATGGTCAGGGCCGCACTGTGGACTTCCGCAATACCGTCCTGATTATGACCAGCAACCTGGGGACGGAATTTGCCAAGCGTGGTGGTGCTCTCGGCTTCGTGCCATCGGCAGAAGTGGAAGCGATTGCCGATCATCAGAAGATCGAAAAGGCTATGCGCGACACCTTCCGGCCAGAGTTCTTGAACCGTATCGACGAGATTATCATCTTCTCGCAGCTCACCATGCGTGACGTGGAGCAGATGGTGGACCTCCAGATGCGCGGTATCGTGGAACGCCTGGGCGATGCGGGGCTTTCCATCCATATGACGGAACCGGCTCGTAACTGGCTGGCTCGTAAGGGCTATGACCCGCAGTATGGTGCGCGTCCGCTGCGCCGTGCGCTACAGCGCTATGTGGAAAATCCGCTTTCAATCCGCCTGCTGAAGGGCGACTTCCAACCCGGTGACCTGGTGGTCATTGATGAGGTGGGCAATGATCTGGTCTTTGAGCGTCATATGGACCAGCAGTCCAATTATATGGAAGTTCCGCCGCAGTATGTCGAGAATGAAAACGAGCAATACTAA
- a CDS encoding leucine-rich repeat domain-containing protein: MAEKDVLFQIATLLNRAEPLPAVSADQIAAVQQGYVVEDGHVVALAIQQGGLQALPGNIRELAHLRALYLAQNTLSALPEQIGRLWHLQTLNLNENRLDHLPDSFWSLRNLRILFLGENPLASLDARIGRLQGLEQLYIHSDQFQTLPDALGDLPNLRILDLGHNKNLLELPPGLGRLARLEILYASDGQLQDVPDNLRHLRSLRYLNLTDNQLTSLPDWVGELSNLVELRLYNNRLSSLPEGIGHLGSLRELHVMNNRLTALPHSMGGLHHLRKLDLQGNSLSALPDSVHNLKQLWSLNLRNNALGSLPDSIGGLSNLLELDLRANNLTILPSSLAELPHLQKLDLRWNPIVAYPPWLDDLEARGCLVFK, encoded by the coding sequence ATGGCTGAAAAAGATGTTCTCTTCCAAATAGCGACATTGCTCAACCGGGCGGAGCCGCTGCCTGCTGTCTCCGCAGACCAGATCGCGGCAGTGCAGCAAGGTTACGTTGTGGAGGATGGGCATGTGGTTGCCTTAGCCATCCAACAGGGTGGCCTGCAAGCCTTGCCAGGGAACATCCGTGAACTCGCTCATTTGCGCGCACTGTATCTAGCGCAAAATACATTATCGGCCCTACCGGAGCAGATAGGCCGTTTATGGCACCTGCAAACGCTCAACCTGAACGAGAATCGGCTTGATCATCTGCCAGATTCGTTCTGGTCTTTACGTAACCTGCGTATTCTCTTCCTTGGCGAAAACCCCTTAGCTTCACTCGATGCGCGCATAGGCCGACTGCAAGGCTTAGAACAGCTTTATATTCATAGCGACCAGTTCCAGACGCTGCCAGACGCCCTTGGCGATTTACCCAATCTACGCATTCTGGACCTGGGGCATAATAAAAATCTGCTGGAACTGCCGCCGGGGTTGGGTCGTCTAGCTCGGCTGGAAATTCTCTATGCTAGCGATGGTCAGTTGCAGGATGTGCCTGATAATCTGCGCCACTTGCGGTCACTGCGGTACCTCAACCTGACTGATAATCAGCTTACGAGCTTGCCGGACTGGGTGGGGGAACTGTCCAATCTGGTCGAACTGCGCTTATACAATAATCGCTTAAGCAGTTTGCCGGAGGGTATCGGTCATCTGGGGAGCCTGCGCGAATTGCATGTGATGAATAACCGCCTTACGGCACTGCCGCATTCTATGGGCGGCCTGCATCATCTGCGCAAGCTCGATTTGCAGGGGAACAGTTTGTCGGCACTGCCGGATAGCGTCCATAATCTGAAGCAGCTCTGGTCACTCAACCTGCGCAATAACGCTCTCGGCAGCTTGCCAGATAGCATCGGCGGGTTATCGAATCTGCTAGAACTTGACTTGCGCGCCAATAACCTGACTATCTTACCATCCTCATTGGCGGAACTGCCCCATCTCCAAAAGCTGGATTTACGTTGGAACCCTATCGTTGCGTATCCGCCATGGCTCGATGATCTTGAGGCGCGGGGCTGTTTAGTTTTCAAATAA
- a CDS encoding SDR family NAD(P)-dependent oxidoreductase, which translates to MMDFTDKTVLVTGASRGIGRAIALLFAQRGAQIAVHYHRNREAAQETAAMLPGNKHIVVQADMSQPEEVRRMVDVVVKAMDGMDILINNAGIYEEHPLTDVTYEEWQRTWQQIIDTNLMGPANAIYCAAQYMIRRGGGRIVNISSRGAFRGEPTAPAYGASKAGMNSMGQSLAKALAPYNIFIGTVAPGFVETDMVTDHLSGPDGDGIRNQSPLKRVAKPEEVAYAALFLASEGAEFSTGAIIDVNGASYLRT; encoded by the coding sequence ATGATGGATTTCACCGATAAAACCGTCTTAGTCACAGGGGCTTCTCGCGGGATTGGCCGGGCGATTGCGCTGCTCTTCGCCCAACGCGGGGCCCAGATTGCTGTTCATTATCATCGCAACCGAGAAGCCGCCCAGGAAACAGCGGCAATGCTGCCCGGCAATAAGCATATCGTTGTACAGGCTGATATGTCCCAGCCGGAAGAAGTGCGCCGTATGGTTGATGTCGTCGTCAAGGCGATGGATGGCATGGATATTCTGATTAATAACGCGGGTATCTATGAAGAACATCCACTGACGGATGTGACCTATGAAGAGTGGCAGCGCACCTGGCAGCAGATTATTGATACGAACTTGATGGGGCCGGCCAATGCCATCTACTGCGCGGCTCAGTATATGATCCGGCGTGGCGGTGGGCGCATCGTCAATATTTCGTCGCGGGGCGCTTTTCGTGGGGAGCCGACGGCCCCGGCTTATGGGGCCAGCAAAGCGGGTATGAACAGCATGGGGCAGTCGCTGGCGAAGGCACTTGCACCTTATAATATCTTCATTGGGACCGTAGCCCCCGGCTTTGTAGAAACCGATATGGTAACCGATCATCTCAGCGGGCCGGATGGTGATGGCATCCGTAACCAGAGCCCGCTAAAGCGCGTTGCCAAGCCGGAAGAAGTCGCCTATGCCGCGCTGTTCCTTGCCTCAGAAGGGGCTGAGTTCAGCACAGGGGCGATTATTGATGTCAACGGCGCGTCTTACTTGCGCACTTAA